The genomic DNA GAAAGCAAACTATTCAAATAGCTCTTATCTTGCTGAGAAATAACCCCATCTATAAATTTTCTACGAGTACTACTACCTTCTACAATTAGATCTCTATCTGCTGGAGAAATAATCACCAAAGGCAATTGCCCTATATGTTCTGAAAATTTATCATAAACTTTTCCATTTCGTTTTAATATTTTCTTTTGCCCTTTTTTTAAGCTGCATAAAATTTTTTCTTGACGATCATTCAATAAGTAATCCCCTTCTATTACAAAAAAAAACTCCCCATGTTTTATGTTTTGACCAGCAATTGCGTTAAAATAACTTTTAGCAAAGGATAAATAATAAATAGCATCTAAAACATTCGTTTTACCAACACCATTGCTTCCTACAAAGCAGTTTATCTTTTCCTGAAACTCAAATGACTGAGAGCTGATATTCTTAAAATTGACTAGTGAGATTTTTTGTAAATACATATACTTTCTAAGCTGCAAAAAACGGATCGCAAATTATTGAAAATTTACGAATTATACGCTTTTAAAATCCAATTAAAAAAACTATTTTTGCCGCTACTAATTTTTAATCAATTATGGCAACATACAAGAAAAGAGGATATAAACCTAAGAAAGAAAAGGTTGTACAAGAAGATATAGAAGAAACATTTGATGAAACACAAAGCACAACAGCTGAGGTATTTAATACATTAGATGATACTGCTAATAAATCTGAACAATGGATTGAAAAAAATAGTAAATATTTATTTTTTGGGTTGATTGCCGTAGCAGGCGCTATATTAATTTCTTTAGCCTACACTAAATTTGTTGCGGAACCTTCAGAAAGAGAAGCTTCTAACGAATTAGCTTATCCTAGAAATTATTTTGACCAAGCTACTACTTCCGCAGGAGTTGCTGCAGATTCATTATTAAACTTAGGTTTAAACGGATACGGTGGTAAATATGGTTTTATAGATATTGCTAGTAAATTTAACGGTACCAAAGCTGGAAATTTGGCAAACTATTATGCGGGTATTTCTTATTTAAAAATGAAAAAATACGAGCAAGCTATTGAGTATTTAAGTAACTTTAGTTCTGATGATGAACTATTGGGGCCTACTGCTTTGGGAGCTATCGGTGATGCTTTTGCTGATATCAACCAATTGGATGATGCTTTAAGTTACTATGAA from Tenacibaculum maritimum NCIMB 2154 includes the following:
- a CDS encoding tetratricopeptide repeat protein — its product is MATYKKRGYKPKKEKVVQEDIEETFDETQSTTAEVFNTLDDTANKSEQWIEKNSKYLFFGLIAVAGAILISLAYTKFVAEPSEREASNELAYPRNYFDQATTSAGVAADSLLNLGLNGYGGKYGFIDIASKFNGTKAGNLANYYAGISYLKMKKYEQAIEYLSNFSSDDELLGPTALGAIGDAFADINQLDDALSYYEKAAHKKINNYTTPLFLFKAGQIAMTLKEYRKADKLFTEIKDDFSKSNQGRDIEKYINSAKYAK